A region of Thiofilum sp. DNA encodes the following proteins:
- the dnaE gene encoding DNA polymerase III subunit alpha produces the protein MTSFVHLRLHTEYSLVDSTIRIKSLMKAVEKARMPAVAMTDLNNLFALVKFYKAAMGAGIKPVFGIDILVQDEQDVNNTFHMILLCQNNTGYRNLTKLISRAYLEGQLLGIPRVKRAWVAELSEGVIALSGAKDGDVGHALLAGNQALASEYLQEWLGVFGDRYYIELQRTGRNQEEVYLHAALELALQFNVPVVATNDVRFLSSDDFFAHDARVCIRDGYVMADPKRPKRYSEQQYLRTPEEMNELFADIPSALENTVEIAKRCNVSLTLGKNYLPQFPIPAGMTEAEYFCKVSEEGLEERLDFLFGDATPRGTPAFEEKRKPYDERLKIELNVINKMGFPGYFLIVADFIQWAKDNGIPVGPGRGSGAGSLVAYALKITDLDPLAYDLLFERFLNPERVSMPDFDIDFCMDNRDKVIDYVARTYGRNQVSQIITYGSMAAKAVVRDVGRVLGHPYGFVDRIAKLIPFEVGMTLTKALAEAEDLKQLYESDEEVKSLLDLALSLEGLSRNTGKHAGGVLIAPSDLTDFTPIYCEEGGEGLVSQYDKDDVEAVGLVKFDFLGLRNLTVIDWAVRNINQIRASKGQEPLDINRIPLDDQAAFDLLKAQKTTAVFQLESRGMKDLIRRLQPDVFEDIIALVALFRPGPLQSGMVDDFINRKKGIAKVEYPHPSLEQILKPTYGVIVYQEQVMQIAQVLANYTLGGADMLRRAMGKKKPEEMAKQRSIFMGGARQNNIDENQATYIFDLMEKFAEYGFNKSHSAAYALVAFQTAWLKAHYPAAFMAAVLSADMDNTDKVVTLLDDCRQLGLEIIPPDINRSEFEFTVAGDRCILYGLGAVKGAGEAALSVIVESRRANGVFNSLADLCQRVNSQKVNKRVLETLIKSGACDSLGGARSSMLAFLPEALRMSEQYHRNENVGQVDLFGGVFGSVHDEPIEAAMPELPEFPEKERLKLEKETLGLYLTGHPLDEYKQEVEGLTNRRPLSDLAEDDGTEYFREKVLLAGLIASIRVQATDNGKRAFVQLDDNTGYYEALIFTDTFNEFGRFLEKDTCIVLEGQLDTDKRIGRTRFRVERVHSMQSVRECFLRKIQLKILNSAHPLSKLKSLLKPAEQFKCPIIVEYMGKQAGAEVRLGEQWAIDLTDIGVRELYSTLGKENVKFAFG, from the coding sequence ATGACCTCATTTGTACACCTGCGCTTACATACCGAGTATTCACTCGTTGACAGTACTATCCGCATTAAATCGTTAATGAAAGCGGTCGAAAAAGCCCGTATGCCTGCTGTGGCTATGACCGATTTAAATAATCTGTTTGCCCTAGTAAAGTTTTATAAGGCTGCGATGGGAGCCGGTATTAAACCCGTTTTTGGGATTGATATTTTGGTGCAGGATGAGCAGGACGTAAATAATACCTTTCATATGATTTTGCTGTGCCAGAACAATACTGGGTATAGGAATCTTACTAAGCTGATTTCCCGTGCTTATTTAGAGGGACAGCTATTGGGTATTCCAAGGGTTAAACGCGCATGGGTGGCTGAGCTGAGTGAGGGCGTTATTGCTCTTTCAGGAGCCAAAGATGGGGATGTAGGTCATGCATTATTGGCAGGCAATCAAGCACTAGCGAGCGAATACTTACAAGAATGGCTAGGGGTTTTTGGTGATCGCTATTACATTGAGCTGCAACGGACGGGGCGTAATCAAGAAGAGGTCTATTTACACGCAGCGTTAGAGCTAGCCTTACAATTTAATGTGCCCGTAGTAGCTACTAATGACGTGCGTTTTTTAAGCTCAGATGATTTCTTCGCGCATGATGCACGGGTCTGTATTCGTGACGGTTATGTTATGGCCGATCCTAAGCGCCCAAAGCGTTACAGTGAGCAACAGTACTTACGCACTCCCGAAGAAATGAACGAGTTATTTGCCGATATTCCCAGTGCTTTAGAGAATACGGTAGAGATTGCTAAGCGTTGTAATGTGTCTTTGACCCTAGGCAAAAATTATTTACCTCAATTTCCTATTCCAGCCGGTATGACGGAGGCTGAATATTTTTGTAAGGTGAGTGAGGAAGGGTTAGAGGAACGTCTAGACTTCCTGTTTGGAGATGCAACACCACGCGGTACACCAGCGTTTGAAGAAAAGCGTAAGCCTTATGATGAGCGTTTGAAAATCGAGTTAAACGTTATCAATAAAATGGGGTTTCCGGGCTACTTTCTGATCGTTGCCGACTTTATTCAATGGGCTAAAGATAATGGTATTCCAGTAGGGCCGGGACGCGGTTCGGGTGCGGGGTCGCTGGTCGCCTATGCGTTAAAAATTACTGATCTTGACCCGCTGGCTTATGACTTACTATTTGAACGCTTCCTCAATCCAGAGCGCGTTTCCATGCCGGACTTTGATATTGATTTCTGCATGGATAACCGTGATAAGGTAATTGATTATGTGGCACGTACCTATGGGCGTAATCAGGTTTCGCAAATTATTACCTATGGTTCGATGGCGGCTAAAGCAGTAGTGCGCGATGTGGGGCGTGTACTGGGTCACCCTTATGGCTTTGTGGATCGAATTGCCAAGCTGATTCCATTTGAAGTGGGTATGACGCTGACTAAAGCCTTAGCTGAAGCGGAGGATTTAAAACAGCTTTATGAGTCTGATGAGGAGGTAAAATCCTTATTGGATTTGGCACTCTCATTAGAAGGTTTATCGCGTAATACTGGAAAGCATGCAGGGGGGGTGTTGATAGCACCTTCCGATTTAACCGACTTCACCCCCATTTACTGTGAAGAGGGGGGCGAGGGGCTAGTCTCACAATACGATAAGGATGATGTTGAAGCCGTTGGCTTGGTGAAGTTCGACTTTTTGGGCTTAAGGAATCTGACTGTTATTGATTGGGCGGTGCGTAATATTAATCAAATTCGTGCGTCAAAGGGACAAGAGCCTTTAGACATTAATCGCATACCTCTAGATGATCAAGCTGCCTTCGATCTATTAAAAGCACAAAAAACGACTGCTGTATTCCAGTTGGAATCGCGTGGCATGAAGGATTTGATTCGTCGCCTTCAGCCTGATGTATTTGAGGATATTATCGCATTAGTGGCGTTATTTCGTCCGGGGCCTTTGCAATCAGGGATGGTGGATGATTTTATTAATCGTAAAAAGGGTATTGCCAAAGTTGAATATCCTCACCCTAGTCTAGAGCAAATTTTAAAGCCTACTTACGGGGTTATTGTGTACCAAGAGCAGGTTATGCAGATTGCTCAAGTATTGGCTAATTACACCTTAGGGGGCGCAGATATGTTGCGCCGTGCGATGGGTAAGAAAAAGCCTGAAGAAATGGCTAAGCAGCGCTCTATTTTTATGGGTGGCGCACGACAAAATAATATTGATGAAAATCAGGCTACTTATATCTTCGATTTGATGGAGAAGTTTGCTGAGTATGGTTTTAATAAATCGCACTCGGCGGCCTATGCTTTAGTCGCTTTCCAAACCGCATGGCTGAAAGCGCACTATCCAGCCGCTTTCATGGCGGCAGTATTGTCAGCGGATATGGATAACACGGATAAGGTAGTGACTTTGCTGGACGATTGTCGTCAGTTAGGTTTGGAGATTATTCCTCCTGATATTAATCGTTCCGAGTTTGAGTTCACGGTAGCTGGAGATCGGTGCATTCTTTACGGCTTAGGTGCTGTGAAAGGGGCTGGTGAGGCTGCGTTGAGTGTGATTGTTGAGAGCCGACGTGCGAATGGGGTATTTAACTCATTGGCTGATTTGTGTCAGCGTGTTAACTCACAAAAAGTGAATAAACGTGTACTAGAAACACTTATTAAATCAGGTGCTTGCGATAGTTTAGGGGGTGCTCGTAGCTCAATGTTAGCTTTTTTGCCTGAGGCCTTACGTATGTCAGAGCAATATCATCGTAACGAAAATGTAGGGCAGGTTGATTTATTTGGCGGTGTATTTGGTAGTGTCCATGATGAGCCGATAGAAGCAGCGATGCCCGAGTTGCCAGAGTTTCCGGAAAAAGAGCGCTTAAAATTAGAAAAGGAAACGTTAGGGCTTTATCTAACAGGGCATCCCTTGGATGAGTATAAGCAAGAAGTTGAAGGGCTAACGAATCGTCGACCTTTATCGGATTTGGCTGAAGATGATGGTACAGAGTATTTTCGTGAAAAAGTTTTATTAGCTGGGTTGATAGCGAGTATTAGAGTGCAAGCCACCGATAATGGTAAGCGTGCGTTTGTGCAACTCGATGATAATACAGGTTATTATGAAGCGCTTATTTTTACGGATACTTTCAATGAGTTTGGCAGATTTTTAGAGAAAGATACGTGTATTGTGCTAGAAGGGCAGTTAGACACCGATAAACGTATTGGGCGCACACGTTTCAGAGTGGAGCGGGTACATTCTATGCAATCGGTGAGAGAGTGTTTTCTACGTAAGATACAGTTAAAAATTCTGAACTCTGCTCATCCCTTAAGCAAGCTTAAGTCCTTATTAAAGCCCGCTGAGCAATTTAAGTGTCCCATTATTGTTGAGTATATGGGTAAACAGGCAGGTGCTGAGGTGCGTCTGGGGGAGCAATGGGCTATCGATTTGACCGACATAGGTGTACGTGAGTTGTACAGCACCCTTGGTAAGGAAAATGTGAAGTTCGCATTTGGCTGA
- a CDS encoding LysR family transcriptional regulator: MHYYKQTRYKLLRTFCVVAQKENITHAAEQLHISQPTVSLQIQALEREMGEKLLERRGPSVKLTPEGKTLYQLIQPLTAGIDSLRETFAASLGKIEEGELDIAAGHSTSLYILPEYIERFHQAYPSIRINLHNYSMPAGLKPLLEDQVDFAVGSLPQVPENIIYKPFVGFKSILITSLDHPLAHKKQVTLEDLSPYGMILPPRNVPIWHMIDTVFRQYHLPYKVIMEAGGGWEVVKRYVEQDIGISITNEMCITGKERLAVIPVDHYFPPRTYGLIMRRGKFCTPQAKRFLEMINPAFLEDMP; the protein is encoded by the coding sequence ATGCACTATTACAAGCAAACCCGCTATAAATTGCTGCGTACTTTTTGTGTAGTGGCACAGAAAGAAAATATTACCCATGCCGCAGAGCAACTACATATTAGTCAACCCACTGTTTCACTACAAATTCAAGCCCTAGAACGTGAAATGGGTGAAAAACTCTTAGAACGGCGTGGACCTAGTGTCAAACTCACTCCAGAAGGCAAAACGCTCTATCAATTGATTCAGCCTCTAACCGCAGGTATTGACTCATTACGCGAAACCTTTGCCGCCAGCTTGGGAAAGATTGAGGAAGGTGAATTAGATATTGCAGCGGGGCACTCTACCTCACTGTATATCTTGCCGGAGTATATTGAGCGCTTTCATCAAGCCTATCCGAGCATTAGGATTAATCTGCATAACTATAGTATGCCTGCGGGTCTTAAACCTTTATTAGAAGATCAAGTAGATTTTGCCGTAGGTTCTTTACCACAAGTCCCAGAAAATATTATCTATAAGCCGTTTGTAGGGTTTAAATCGATTTTGATTACCTCTCTCGACCATCCTTTAGCGCACAAAAAACAAGTGACTCTAGAAGATCTGAGTCCTTATGGCATGATTTTGCCACCGCGTAATGTGCCGATCTGGCATATGATTGATACCGTATTCCGTCAATATCACCTGCCCTATAAGGTGATTATGGAAGCAGGTGGAGGTTGGGAGGTAGTGAAACGCTATGTGGAACAAGATATTGGTATCTCCATCACTAATGAGATGTGTATTACTGGTAAGGAGCGTTTAGCTGTGATTCCAGTAGACCATTATTTTCCCCCACGAACTTATGGTTTGATTATGCGCCGAGGCAAATTTTGTACCCCTCAAGCTAAACGCTTTTTAGAAATGATCAATCCGGCTTTTTTAGAGGATATGCCTTAA